Proteins encoded within one genomic window of Episyrphus balteatus chromosome 1, idEpiBalt1.1, whole genome shotgun sequence:
- the LOC129906555 gene encoding microsomal triacylglycerol transfer protein isoform X2, whose product MEQFGWYSRGFLVICLLQIGFIAPSQQQLIPYGTQQFFEYQNKVSVTDLHNLNSKDTISYTLTLTATVRSIWHRDTTQLLLITLHKPKIRTSNEQQNVPKIIDKPYYVVVEDGKVIELLADRSRDAYLLNLRRSIASFFNFHYENGPVPEIDVSGECIAFYLAKSSTKYEKIKSDCSNWDLKVTYRSELPLEVSLPSGVDMKPSLKIEYDLAQDGSLLKLRSHESHSIALHAKPDAGSRVESEIILKHVAGSAVGQLKFDTLNDTISSLEDFRAYEMPAEVDGQTSEIKGITLAGEISAHKNELTEENIGKESTALLLVKLLPLARITNTEEIIKILEAHKSIRSQIIDLLGATQTIHAHNAFFKVFNMENKENVDIIEKYLQALSVGTHPDRAIIEDLFAKINGQTIEDSKLKDTLIQTTASLARQSTFGEGDELVSKIRKYLLNELTIKCTSTECKTQYIRALQNLQDITTVPVLLKLATEGDVKVSVTSLQALRSFPIKYFSNEDSKIFESIFFQTKKKYDSSARTLALDIILDMKPNKEQLGQLLNYLGSNDRQFEVKTYLLQKLRMISEKCPRFTALLKVCLSEKPAINNYHVIGQKGLTTALHRVLTKSPAFNESLLSIQEINQGVLKRGSVEMILGAGREQISTFKLGIYTSGLNSFVGESSSEEGVGDDEEEEDSPVTAGMEISVQGVLLRPLVFFNGQTELMGHVWSGTASEPTPAFLATTLVQDHEHYVMLSSGSTVYLQVLGAKSIDLNGQVQFSLWNRNAHTEINQIAGTGVVGSMVVGTSFAKLENKFSLTTEPKISLIADSDFYSDMKLCIQLGRPESSLWHQHNKSVILTDESPYSKKITSKVEHKLPGSTLALNQKNNEMCNMIFPS is encoded by the exons ATGGAACAATTCGGCTGGTATTCTCGAGGTTTCTTGGTGATTTGTCTTCTTCAAATCGGATTTATTG CCCCCTCACAGCAACAACTCATTCCATATGGCACGCAACAATTTTTCgaatatcaaaataaagtttCCGTGACTGATCTCCACAATCTCAATTCCAAAGATACAATCTCATATACACTAACTCTAACTGCTACCGTACGTTCAATATGGCATCGTGATACAACTCAATTGCTTTTAATAACTCTTCACAAACCAAAAATCCGTACCTCGAATGAACAGCAAAATGTTCCAAAAATAATCGACAAACCTTACTATGTGGTTGTGGAAGATGGTAAAGTAATTGAGTTATTAGCTGATCGCAGTCGAGATGCATATCTATTAAATCTACGACGCAGCATTGCAAGTTTCTTTAATTTCCATTATGAAAATGGTCCTGTACCAGAAATTGATGTCTCCGGTGAGTGTATTGCCTTTTACTTGGCCAAATCGtcaacaaaatatgaaaaaatcaaatccGATTGCAGTAATTGGGATCTCAAAGTTACCTATAGATCGGAACTTCCATTAG AAGTTAGTCTTCCTTCAGGTGTGGATATGAAACCTTCGCTCAAAATAGAATATGATTTAGCTCAAGATGGTAGTTTGCTTAAATTACGATCTCATGAATCACATTCCATAGCATTGCATGCTAAACCAGACGCTGGCAGTCGTGTTGAATCGGAAATTATTCTTAAGCATGTTGCTGGTTCAGCTGTTGGGCAGTTAAAGTTTGACACTTTGAATGATACTATTTCAAGTTTGGAAGACTTTAGAGCCTATGAGATGCCAGCAGAGGTGGATGGCCAAACGAGTGAAATAAAAGGAATAACG CTCGCTGGAGAAATATCCGCTCACAAAAATGAACTGACCGAAGAAAACATTGGCAAAGAATCCACAGCTCTTCTTTTAGTTAAACTCCTGCCTCTTGCAAGAATTACAAACACTGAAGAAATCATTAAGATTCTTGAAGCTCATAAATCGATCAGAAGTCAAATAATTGATCTCCTTGGAGCAACACAAACAATCCACGCCCACAATGCATTTTTCAAAGTCTTCAATatggaaaataaagaaaatgtagACATAATAGAGAAATATCTTCAAGCCTTGTCAGTGGGTACTCATCCAGATAGAGCAATCATTGAAGATctatttgcaaaaattaatgGTCAGACAATAGAAGACTCCAAATTAAAAGACACCCTGATTCAAACAACAGCTTCGTTAGCACGCCAATCAACTTTTGGCGAAGGTGATGAATTGGTatcaaaaataagaaagtaTCTCCTTAACGAGCTGACAATAAAATGCACCTCCACTGAATGTAAAACGCAGTACATTCGTGCTCTTCAAAATCTCCAAGATATCACCACTGTTCCTGTCCTTCTTAAACTTGCCACCGAAGGTGATGTTAAGGTTTCGGTTACATCATTGCAAGCTCTACGTAGTTTCCCCATCAAATATTTCTCAAATGAAGATAGTAAAATCTTTGAGTCTATATtctttcaaaccaagaaaaaataTGACTCTAGTGCGAGAACATTGgcacttgatataattttaGATATGAAACCAAATAAAGAACAACTCGGTCAACTACTTAATTATTTAGGTTCGAATGATCGTCAATTCGAAGTTAAGACTTATCTTTTGCAAAAACTTCGAATGATTAGCGAAAAGTGTCCCAGATTTACGGCACTTCTCAAAGTTTGTTTATCGGAAAAGCCAGCTATCAACAATTATCATGTCATCGGACAAAAGGGTCTAACAACTGCATTACATAGAGTTTTAACAAAGAGTCCGGCATTTAATGAAAGTCTACTTAGTATTCAGGAAATAAATCAAGGTGTATTGAAGAGAGGTAGTGTGGAAATGATTCTTGGAGCAGGACGTGAACAAATTAGTACTTTTAAG cTCGGTATTTATACAAGTGGATTAAATTCTTTTGTTGGAGAGTCCAGCAGCGAAGAAGGAGTTGGcgatgatgaagaagaagaagatagtCCAGTGACAGCTGGTATGGAAATATCCGTTCAAGGTGTTCTTTTGCGTCCACTGGTATTTTTCAATGGCCAAACTGAATTAATGGGTCATGTATGGAGTGGTACAGCATCTGAACCAACTCCAGCATTTCTCGCAACGACTTTGGTTCAAGATCATGAACATTATGTGATGTTATCGAGTGGTTCCACTGTGTATCTGCAAGTGTTGGGTGCCAAATCAATTGATTTGAATGGTCAAGTGCAATTCAGTTTGTGGAATCGTAATGCCCATACAGAAATCAATCAGAT tGCTGGTACTGGAGTAGTTGGTTCGATGGTTGTGGGAACATCGTTtgcaaaattagaaaataaattttcacttACAACAGAGCCAAAGATAAGTCTTATTGCTGATAGTGATTTCTATTCAGATATGAAACTTTGCATTCAATTAGGAAGACCAGAGAGTTCATTATG GCATCAACATAACAAATCCGTTATACTAACAGATGAATCTCCatatagcaaaaaaattacttcaaaagtGGAACACAAATTGCCTGGAAGTACATTAGCTTTAAATCAGAAAAACAATGAAATGTGTAACATGATCTTTCCATCGTAG
- the LOC129906555 gene encoding microsomal triacylglycerol transfer protein isoform X1: MEQFGWYSRGFLVICLLQIGFIAPSQQQLIPYGTQQFFEYQNKVSVTDLHNLNSKDTISYTLTLTATVRSIWHRDTTQLLLITLHKPKIRTSNEQQNVPKIIDKPYYVVVEDGKVIELLADRSRDAYLLNLRRSIASFFNFHYENGPVPEIDVSGECIAFYLAKSSTKYEKIKSDCSNWDLKVTYRSELPLDIEVSLPSGVDMKPSLKIEYDLAQDGSLLKLRSHESHSIALHAKPDAGSRVESEIILKHVAGSAVGQLKFDTLNDTISSLEDFRAYEMPAEVDGQTSEIKGITLAGEISAHKNELTEENIGKESTALLLVKLLPLARITNTEEIIKILEAHKSIRSQIIDLLGATQTIHAHNAFFKVFNMENKENVDIIEKYLQALSVGTHPDRAIIEDLFAKINGQTIEDSKLKDTLIQTTASLARQSTFGEGDELVSKIRKYLLNELTIKCTSTECKTQYIRALQNLQDITTVPVLLKLATEGDVKVSVTSLQALRSFPIKYFSNEDSKIFESIFFQTKKKYDSSARTLALDIILDMKPNKEQLGQLLNYLGSNDRQFEVKTYLLQKLRMISEKCPRFTALLKVCLSEKPAINNYHVIGQKGLTTALHRVLTKSPAFNESLLSIQEINQGVLKRGSVEMILGAGREQISTFKLGIYTSGLNSFVGESSSEEGVGDDEEEEDSPVTAGMEISVQGVLLRPLVFFNGQTELMGHVWSGTASEPTPAFLATTLVQDHEHYVMLSSGSTVYLQVLGAKSIDLNGQVQFSLWNRNAHTEINQIAGTGVVGSMVVGTSFAKLENKFSLTTEPKISLIADSDFYSDMKLCIQLGRPESSLWHQHNKSVILTDESPYSKKITSKVEHKLPGSTLALNQKNNEMCNMIFPS; this comes from the exons ATGGAACAATTCGGCTGGTATTCTCGAGGTTTCTTGGTGATTTGTCTTCTTCAAATCGGATTTATTG CCCCCTCACAGCAACAACTCATTCCATATGGCACGCAACAATTTTTCgaatatcaaaataaagtttCCGTGACTGATCTCCACAATCTCAATTCCAAAGATACAATCTCATATACACTAACTCTAACTGCTACCGTACGTTCAATATGGCATCGTGATACAACTCAATTGCTTTTAATAACTCTTCACAAACCAAAAATCCGTACCTCGAATGAACAGCAAAATGTTCCAAAAATAATCGACAAACCTTACTATGTGGTTGTGGAAGATGGTAAAGTAATTGAGTTATTAGCTGATCGCAGTCGAGATGCATATCTATTAAATCTACGACGCAGCATTGCAAGTTTCTTTAATTTCCATTATGAAAATGGTCCTGTACCAGAAATTGATGTCTCCGGTGAGTGTATTGCCTTTTACTTGGCCAAATCGtcaacaaaatatgaaaaaatcaaatccGATTGCAGTAATTGGGATCTCAAAGTTACCTATAGATCGGAACTTCCATTAG ATATAGAAGTTAGTCTTCCTTCAGGTGTGGATATGAAACCTTCGCTCAAAATAGAATATGATTTAGCTCAAGATGGTAGTTTGCTTAAATTACGATCTCATGAATCACATTCCATAGCATTGCATGCTAAACCAGACGCTGGCAGTCGTGTTGAATCGGAAATTATTCTTAAGCATGTTGCTGGTTCAGCTGTTGGGCAGTTAAAGTTTGACACTTTGAATGATACTATTTCAAGTTTGGAAGACTTTAGAGCCTATGAGATGCCAGCAGAGGTGGATGGCCAAACGAGTGAAATAAAAGGAATAACG CTCGCTGGAGAAATATCCGCTCACAAAAATGAACTGACCGAAGAAAACATTGGCAAAGAATCCACAGCTCTTCTTTTAGTTAAACTCCTGCCTCTTGCAAGAATTACAAACACTGAAGAAATCATTAAGATTCTTGAAGCTCATAAATCGATCAGAAGTCAAATAATTGATCTCCTTGGAGCAACACAAACAATCCACGCCCACAATGCATTTTTCAAAGTCTTCAATatggaaaataaagaaaatgtagACATAATAGAGAAATATCTTCAAGCCTTGTCAGTGGGTACTCATCCAGATAGAGCAATCATTGAAGATctatttgcaaaaattaatgGTCAGACAATAGAAGACTCCAAATTAAAAGACACCCTGATTCAAACAACAGCTTCGTTAGCACGCCAATCAACTTTTGGCGAAGGTGATGAATTGGTatcaaaaataagaaagtaTCTCCTTAACGAGCTGACAATAAAATGCACCTCCACTGAATGTAAAACGCAGTACATTCGTGCTCTTCAAAATCTCCAAGATATCACCACTGTTCCTGTCCTTCTTAAACTTGCCACCGAAGGTGATGTTAAGGTTTCGGTTACATCATTGCAAGCTCTACGTAGTTTCCCCATCAAATATTTCTCAAATGAAGATAGTAAAATCTTTGAGTCTATATtctttcaaaccaagaaaaaataTGACTCTAGTGCGAGAACATTGgcacttgatataattttaGATATGAAACCAAATAAAGAACAACTCGGTCAACTACTTAATTATTTAGGTTCGAATGATCGTCAATTCGAAGTTAAGACTTATCTTTTGCAAAAACTTCGAATGATTAGCGAAAAGTGTCCCAGATTTACGGCACTTCTCAAAGTTTGTTTATCGGAAAAGCCAGCTATCAACAATTATCATGTCATCGGACAAAAGGGTCTAACAACTGCATTACATAGAGTTTTAACAAAGAGTCCGGCATTTAATGAAAGTCTACTTAGTATTCAGGAAATAAATCAAGGTGTATTGAAGAGAGGTAGTGTGGAAATGATTCTTGGAGCAGGACGTGAACAAATTAGTACTTTTAAG cTCGGTATTTATACAAGTGGATTAAATTCTTTTGTTGGAGAGTCCAGCAGCGAAGAAGGAGTTGGcgatgatgaagaagaagaagatagtCCAGTGACAGCTGGTATGGAAATATCCGTTCAAGGTGTTCTTTTGCGTCCACTGGTATTTTTCAATGGCCAAACTGAATTAATGGGTCATGTATGGAGTGGTACAGCATCTGAACCAACTCCAGCATTTCTCGCAACGACTTTGGTTCAAGATCATGAACATTATGTGATGTTATCGAGTGGTTCCACTGTGTATCTGCAAGTGTTGGGTGCCAAATCAATTGATTTGAATGGTCAAGTGCAATTCAGTTTGTGGAATCGTAATGCCCATACAGAAATCAATCAGAT tGCTGGTACTGGAGTAGTTGGTTCGATGGTTGTGGGAACATCGTTtgcaaaattagaaaataaattttcacttACAACAGAGCCAAAGATAAGTCTTATTGCTGATAGTGATTTCTATTCAGATATGAAACTTTGCATTCAATTAGGAAGACCAGAGAGTTCATTATG GCATCAACATAACAAATCCGTTATACTAACAGATGAATCTCCatatagcaaaaaaattacttcaaaagtGGAACACAAATTGCCTGGAAGTACATTAGCTTTAAATCAGAAAAACAATGAAATGTGTAACATGATCTTTCCATCGTAG
- the LOC129906555 gene encoding microsomal triacylglycerol transfer protein isoform X3, with the protein MEQFGWYSRGFLVICLLQIGFIAPSQQQLIPYGTQQFFEYQNKVSVTDLHNLNSKDTISYTLTLTATVRSIWHRDTTQLLLITLHKPKIRTSNEQQNVPKIIDKPYYVVVEDGKVIELLADRSRDAYLLNLRRSIASFFNFHYENGPVPEIDVSGECIAFYLAKSSTKYEKIKSDCSNWDLKVTYRSELPLGVDMKPSLKIEYDLAQDGSLLKLRSHESHSIALHAKPDAGSRVESEIILKHVAGSAVGQLKFDTLNDTISSLEDFRAYEMPAEVDGQTSEIKGITLAGEISAHKNELTEENIGKESTALLLVKLLPLARITNTEEIIKILEAHKSIRSQIIDLLGATQTIHAHNAFFKVFNMENKENVDIIEKYLQALSVGTHPDRAIIEDLFAKINGQTIEDSKLKDTLIQTTASLARQSTFGEGDELVSKIRKYLLNELTIKCTSTECKTQYIRALQNLQDITTVPVLLKLATEGDVKVSVTSLQALRSFPIKYFSNEDSKIFESIFFQTKKKYDSSARTLALDIILDMKPNKEQLGQLLNYLGSNDRQFEVKTYLLQKLRMISEKCPRFTALLKVCLSEKPAINNYHVIGQKGLTTALHRVLTKSPAFNESLLSIQEINQGVLKRGSVEMILGAGREQISTFKLGIYTSGLNSFVGESSSEEGVGDDEEEEDSPVTAGMEISVQGVLLRPLVFFNGQTELMGHVWSGTASEPTPAFLATTLVQDHEHYVMLSSGSTVYLQVLGAKSIDLNGQVQFSLWNRNAHTEINQIAGTGVVGSMVVGTSFAKLENKFSLTTEPKISLIADSDFYSDMKLCIQLGRPESSLWHQHNKSVILTDESPYSKKITSKVEHKLPGSTLALNQKNNEMCNMIFPS; encoded by the exons ATGGAACAATTCGGCTGGTATTCTCGAGGTTTCTTGGTGATTTGTCTTCTTCAAATCGGATTTATTG CCCCCTCACAGCAACAACTCATTCCATATGGCACGCAACAATTTTTCgaatatcaaaataaagtttCCGTGACTGATCTCCACAATCTCAATTCCAAAGATACAATCTCATATACACTAACTCTAACTGCTACCGTACGTTCAATATGGCATCGTGATACAACTCAATTGCTTTTAATAACTCTTCACAAACCAAAAATCCGTACCTCGAATGAACAGCAAAATGTTCCAAAAATAATCGACAAACCTTACTATGTGGTTGTGGAAGATGGTAAAGTAATTGAGTTATTAGCTGATCGCAGTCGAGATGCATATCTATTAAATCTACGACGCAGCATTGCAAGTTTCTTTAATTTCCATTATGAAAATGGTCCTGTACCAGAAATTGATGTCTCCGGTGAGTGTATTGCCTTTTACTTGGCCAAATCGtcaacaaaatatgaaaaaatcaaatccGATTGCAGTAATTGGGATCTCAAAGTTACCTATAGATCGGAACTTCCATTAG GTGTGGATATGAAACCTTCGCTCAAAATAGAATATGATTTAGCTCAAGATGGTAGTTTGCTTAAATTACGATCTCATGAATCACATTCCATAGCATTGCATGCTAAACCAGACGCTGGCAGTCGTGTTGAATCGGAAATTATTCTTAAGCATGTTGCTGGTTCAGCTGTTGGGCAGTTAAAGTTTGACACTTTGAATGATACTATTTCAAGTTTGGAAGACTTTAGAGCCTATGAGATGCCAGCAGAGGTGGATGGCCAAACGAGTGAAATAAAAGGAATAACG CTCGCTGGAGAAATATCCGCTCACAAAAATGAACTGACCGAAGAAAACATTGGCAAAGAATCCACAGCTCTTCTTTTAGTTAAACTCCTGCCTCTTGCAAGAATTACAAACACTGAAGAAATCATTAAGATTCTTGAAGCTCATAAATCGATCAGAAGTCAAATAATTGATCTCCTTGGAGCAACACAAACAATCCACGCCCACAATGCATTTTTCAAAGTCTTCAATatggaaaataaagaaaatgtagACATAATAGAGAAATATCTTCAAGCCTTGTCAGTGGGTACTCATCCAGATAGAGCAATCATTGAAGATctatttgcaaaaattaatgGTCAGACAATAGAAGACTCCAAATTAAAAGACACCCTGATTCAAACAACAGCTTCGTTAGCACGCCAATCAACTTTTGGCGAAGGTGATGAATTGGTatcaaaaataagaaagtaTCTCCTTAACGAGCTGACAATAAAATGCACCTCCACTGAATGTAAAACGCAGTACATTCGTGCTCTTCAAAATCTCCAAGATATCACCACTGTTCCTGTCCTTCTTAAACTTGCCACCGAAGGTGATGTTAAGGTTTCGGTTACATCATTGCAAGCTCTACGTAGTTTCCCCATCAAATATTTCTCAAATGAAGATAGTAAAATCTTTGAGTCTATATtctttcaaaccaagaaaaaataTGACTCTAGTGCGAGAACATTGgcacttgatataattttaGATATGAAACCAAATAAAGAACAACTCGGTCAACTACTTAATTATTTAGGTTCGAATGATCGTCAATTCGAAGTTAAGACTTATCTTTTGCAAAAACTTCGAATGATTAGCGAAAAGTGTCCCAGATTTACGGCACTTCTCAAAGTTTGTTTATCGGAAAAGCCAGCTATCAACAATTATCATGTCATCGGACAAAAGGGTCTAACAACTGCATTACATAGAGTTTTAACAAAGAGTCCGGCATTTAATGAAAGTCTACTTAGTATTCAGGAAATAAATCAAGGTGTATTGAAGAGAGGTAGTGTGGAAATGATTCTTGGAGCAGGACGTGAACAAATTAGTACTTTTAAG cTCGGTATTTATACAAGTGGATTAAATTCTTTTGTTGGAGAGTCCAGCAGCGAAGAAGGAGTTGGcgatgatgaagaagaagaagatagtCCAGTGACAGCTGGTATGGAAATATCCGTTCAAGGTGTTCTTTTGCGTCCACTGGTATTTTTCAATGGCCAAACTGAATTAATGGGTCATGTATGGAGTGGTACAGCATCTGAACCAACTCCAGCATTTCTCGCAACGACTTTGGTTCAAGATCATGAACATTATGTGATGTTATCGAGTGGTTCCACTGTGTATCTGCAAGTGTTGGGTGCCAAATCAATTGATTTGAATGGTCAAGTGCAATTCAGTTTGTGGAATCGTAATGCCCATACAGAAATCAATCAGAT tGCTGGTACTGGAGTAGTTGGTTCGATGGTTGTGGGAACATCGTTtgcaaaattagaaaataaattttcacttACAACAGAGCCAAAGATAAGTCTTATTGCTGATAGTGATTTCTATTCAGATATGAAACTTTGCATTCAATTAGGAAGACCAGAGAGTTCATTATG GCATCAACATAACAAATCCGTTATACTAACAGATGAATCTCCatatagcaaaaaaattacttcaaaagtGGAACACAAATTGCCTGGAAGTACATTAGCTTTAAATCAGAAAAACAATGAAATGTGTAACATGATCTTTCCATCGTAG
- the LOC129907994 gene encoding TBC1 domain family member 31-like, with protein MTTYFFARRLMSIIEPTDCFRVALSKDKEFLSTIRHTGEGNIYNVSALIDCLKSAQNCVQMLRQTAVFQPKALSVNCFDNEYGHYPSKYRLLIWAALLDVPCNKSKFSEIVKMGTHSTAVALNASLKLKDSTARRYLIKIFSCLGHWSKIFGISDFVPEFIFPFVKIFSNSLTVCFEIIATILTNQCQLWFEFHPLEPQNYLGMCENILNHFDPQLVKFYSKTQVTAKEYAWSIISNGFSEILDEEAMEIELTLAEEHIKDQDLELISHKYEIDDILSEADYQPMRNSLEIR; from the coding sequence ATGACAACATACTTTTTTGCCAGACGATTGATGTCGATAATAGAGCCCACAGACTGTTTTAGGGTTGCTCTATCCAAAGATAAAGAGTTCCTAAGCACGATAAGGCACACAGGAGAGGGCAACATTTATAATGTTAGCGCATTGATTGACTGTCTTAAATCAGCCCAGAACTGTGTTCAAATGCTACGCCAAACTGCCGTGTTCCAACCAAAAGCTCTGTCGGTGAATTGTTTTGACAATGAATACGGACACTATCCAAGTAAATATCGGTTGCTCATTTGGGCTGCTCTCCTCGATGTACCCTGCAACAAGTCAAAATTTtcagaaatagtcaaaatggGAACTCACTCAACAGCTGTTGCATTAAATGCCAGCCTAAAGTTGAAAGATTCAACAGCAAGGCGTTATCtcataaaaattttctcatGTCTTGGTCATTGGTCGAAGATCTTTGGCATAAGTGACTTTGTCCCGGAATTCATCTTTCCATTTGTGAAGATTTTCTCCAACAGTCTTACTGTTTGCTTTGAAATTATTGCTACAATTCTAACGAATCAATGCCAGTTGTGGTTTGAGTTTCATCCATTGGAGCCCCAAAACTATTTGGGAATGTGTGAAAATATCCTAAATCACTTTGATCCTCAGTTGGTGAAATTCTATTCCAAAACTCAAGTTACAGCGAAAGAATATGCTTGGTCGATTATATCAAATGGATTCTCTGAGATTCTAGATGAAGAGGCAATGGAAATCGAGTTAACATTAGCCGAAGAACACATCAAAGATCAGGACTTGGaattaatttcacataaatatgaaattgatgatATTTTAAGTGAAGCCGATTACCAACCAATGAGGAATAGTTTAGAAATACGATAA